GTCCAAATCGGCTCGGAGCATGTTCAGCACCGTCGTCTTGCCATCGCCCCACGGCCCATGAATGCCGACAACCAGGCCCGCACCCTTCGGCAGTTCGCGCAGCACCCCCACCACGCGCTCTGCGAACGTTGCGCGATTCAGTTTGTCGTCGGACTTGCTCGACAAGGGGCGATCATTCGAGAACTCTAGAGTGGGAGTTGCCGTCATCGGGGTCCAATCCACGCTGCCGTGGCCATGCCCTTAATTAACTGTCCGCCATCGAGTCCGCCGAACGATGATGCTCAGCCGCAAAGGCCCCGTGACCGCGGCCGAAGGTCGCGGGCCGGGGCTGACTCAGGCAGTCTAGCAACGGCTGCCTTGGGAACTATCGCCGACTCGGCGGTGCTCATTGGGCCTTTGGCGGCTGCAGCGCCTAGTTAGGCAGTAGCGCTGCAGAGTCTATGGCAGGGACTCCGAAATGCTCGATACGGCGCGTTCCGAGAGAGTTCCGCACTCAGGGCAGCGTAGCTTTGCCGCAACAATGACACGATGCCCGCAGGTTCCGCAAAGTCCTGCGGCGATACGAGAGCGATGGCGCCAGCCCAACACGATGAAGCCAGCAAATCCGGTGAGGACCAGCGGGATTACGAGTCCGAAAATAGAGGCCGGAATAGGTGTGGTATTCTTGGCGACAACTCCGGTCCAGAGAGTTGTATTCGTGGCGGGTTCCCAGGTACCGACGAGCGCGGCGCTGTATCCAGAGGCCTTGTAGACCCAGGCGCAGAAGGAAAAATGAAGCGCGAGCGCGACTGCGAGCAGAGTCACGACCACAAATCCGCACTGACCTCGGGTATGAACGAATCGCATTGCAAGACCTGAAATCGGGGACTTGAAGTGCCTAACGTGCTGCTAAGCCGCAAACGCTGCGGCAGCTCGCGGCCGACGATTCTAAGCGGCCGACCCGCAGCGGTTGTCGGCTTGAGCTGGGAGTTAGGTAGGCTCGCTAGATCCTCGAGCCGCTCTGGGCGTTGGCTTGCCCGATGGACTGGGTGTCTCCACCTTTGCTGCTACCCCCCGGGCCGCTTGTTGCCTTGGACAAGAGGCTGAATGGCCTTGATCATCGCCGCCAGCAGCAAGTCATCAATGCGGCCGCGAATCACGAACACCAGGAGCGGGATGCCAACCAGCCCGACAAAGACCGCTGCGCGAACGCGATCCTCGAACACGCCGGCTGAGTCGCCAGTCTGGGGCGAAGCGAACGCGTCTATGAGCGCGATGAGCAGGTACGCGAAGAAGACGCTGGCCCAGATTCGTTGAGTCGAGTTGACGCCGGGTGACCAGCGCCACACCGACACGATGGCAACGGCGCCGAAGGCCACGGAGAGCGCAAGTCCCGCCCACAGTTGAACCGAGAGAGCGGCTGGGACGATGGCAAAGAGCGCACACATCAGGCCAATGAAGGCCGTCAGCAGGACTGACACGCCGACTCGCGCAAACACTTCTGGCTGGTGGGACACGCTGAAGACCTCGCGATCGCGCTACCTAACGATGTTGCTCAGCCGCAAAGGCCCCCGGCAGCGTCGCCGGGCAGTCGCCGACTGAGCGGACGCCGGCATTCTACCCACGGCTGCCTTGGAACCGTCGCCGGCTCGCCGGTGCTCATGGGGCCTTTGGCGGCTGCAGCAGCTTGTTAGTTGGATGCCACAACTGGTGGTGCGGTCTCTGGAGACGGCGCGAGTCGAGCATCCATGAAGCGCATGACCGACCGAGCGAGATTGATTGCGAATATGGCAGACTCGTAGTCCAAGAGATCGTCGTTGGGATGCGCAAGACTAGCGTTGTTCCTGATCGTTCCAAGAGCGTCGATCATGGCGCCCGCCGCTCGCAGGAGCGTGCGCATTGCCTCGTGCTGAGATCCGGTGAGTTGCAGCGCGCGGTGTTGCTCAAGAAGCAAACGGAGCAGACGGCCAGCAGGGAGGTCGGGCGGATACGTGATCCCTGATGAGTCGCATGCGCCCTTGAGGAATGCGTGCAGTCCAGTGTGAATCCGATCGAGCGCGCTGGTGGGGTTGCGCGCCCGCAAAAGAACCTCCGCATCGGCGAGTGCGGCGGCCGCGGCATTGGTTGCCGACCGCGGAACCACCGATGCTACATGCGCACCTGTGACTTCCGCGAGGAGTCTGGCGTAGGAGTCCGGCTCGCGCTCACGCATCCACTGTGCAAGTTTGGGAAAGTCCAAGAGCACCCTAAGGTTGTCAGGCTTCAGGCCGAGGATGTGCTCAACTGCATCAATGACGTGACCCTTGTAGTCGCTGTCGCCCCAACTGAGGCTCCGAAGCAGTCGGGAATGAGAATCAATCCAGGCTCTCGTACCGGTGATGAGTCCGACCTCAGTCCAGTCAGACGAGTTGAACGTGGACTCAATGGCGCGCGTCAGAAGTAGAGTCCGTTGAACGTGATCCACAGAAGCATTCCAACTAACGATGTTGCTCAGCCGCAAAGGCCCCGGCAGCGTCGCCGGGCAGTCGCCGACTGAGCGGACGCAGGCAGTCTACCCACGGCTGCCTTGGAGACCGTCGCCAACGCGACGGTGCCCGATCAGGGGCCTTTGGCGGCTGCAGCAGCTGGTTAGAACCGTCTGCGACGCGAACCCCGGTGCGCTCGACGCCGCAGCCCCGCTTGATCCCGGCCCGGACGGAGCTTCCGATCGCCAGCTTGGAACGACGAAGCATCCCGGGGCGGATCTGAGCAAGCCGGGAACGGCGGTTGGCGCTCCTCGCGCGATCAAGCGCGAGCGGCGCGGTGCGCTGCTCGCCGCGCATGCGAGAACGGTGCATTGGACCGCCCGCCCCGGGTGCTGGATGATGAACAGGGGGCAACCGTCGCTGCCGCGATGAGGCCGATACCCTCCCAACCAAGTACGCGTGAAGGCGTGGAGCGGTGCTGGGTCACCGGTTCTAACGATGTTGCTCAGCCGCAAAGGCCCCGCTCGGGGGCCTTGAGCGGCTGATCCGCGGGCCAGTGTAGCCAGCTATCGCGATCCGCCCAACCCGCGGATGCCAGAGGGCCTTTGGCGGCTGCAGCAGCTGGTTAGCGCCGTGGCGGCCGCACTGATCGGAACGCTCGACTGCTCCGCGCCGCGTGATCTCGACCGCGGCCGCGTTTGGGAGCCGCCACGACGGAGCGACGAAGCATCCCGGGGCGGACCCGCACGAACCGGGAACGGCACACGGCCTTGAGCGCGCCTTTGTGCTCGAGCGCGGCGCGACATCGATCGGCGCACTTGCGAGAACAATGCCGCGGCGCGACCGCCCCGGGTGCTGGACGCCGAACGGCAGATCGAGTTGAAGACGCGTTGCGGCCGACCACCCTCCTCAACCTGGAACTCGAAGGAAGCGTGGAACGGTGCCGGGGCTATGGCGCTAACGACCTAGCTCACCTGCGGGGCCGCCCGAGTTGCCTATGTGAATCTGAAAAACCCTACAT
This Phycisphaeraceae bacterium DNA region includes the following protein-coding sequences:
- a CDS encoding abortive infection family protein gives rise to the protein MDHVQRTLLLTRAIESTFNSSDWTEVGLITGTRAWIDSHSRLLRSLSWGDSDYKGHVIDAVEHILGLKPDNLRVLLDFPKLAQWMREREPDSYARLLAEVTGAHVASVVPRSATNAAAAALADAEVLLRARNPTSALDRIHTGLHAFLKGACDSSGITYPPDLPAGRLLRLLLEQHRALQLTGSQHEAMRTLLRAAGAMIDALGTIRNNASLAHPNDDLLDYESAIFAINLARSVMRFMDARLAPSPETAPPVVASN